A window from Streptomyces sp. NBC_00299 encodes these proteins:
- a CDS encoding N-acetylmuramoyl-L-alanine amidase, producing the protein MGMIDGSSDSRYHRRTPGPRTAHRARPSLEAPLRGSVTALAAATLLFPLLGAAPSDAGSSENGLQSAFASAAAEYHVPQSVLLGVSYLQSRWDSHQGAPSVTGGYGPMHLTDARTALAETPPHHSEGSEDARGDSARAPLLPKAKLPEPARIPARLRTLPKAAELTGLSAQRLRTDPAANVAGGAALLAAAQQELGEPLSSDPAEWYGAVARFAGADDSAAGAAYANDVYDVMRTGQERHTDAGQLVALAAHPGLSPDAGQLRRAGLRKPGAAETECPPTVSCEWIPAPYEEFGDSDYGNHDLGNRPASQKIENIVIHDTEGAWEGVLEMVQDPTYVSWQYSLRSTDGHIAQHVKAKDVAWHAGNWYINAKSIGLEHEGFLAKPDAWYTEAMYRSSARLVTYLAKKYDIPLDRQHILGHDTVPGPTSSTIGGMHTDPGPYWDWRHYFELLGRPLVPTAGPNGGLVTIRPDYATNRPAFTGCVSAGRPCADHGSSAVRLYSGPGESYPLVKDIGLGSAPTTGVNDLSSRVSTGQQYAVAGRDGDWTAIWYLGQKAWFKNPATKPTAVHAAGLVVTPKDGVKSVPVYGRAYPEASAYPSGVPAQAVSPLPYTLPAGQRYVVGAKVPGEYYYAVSFDTASHRVVTGKDMYYEIQFGHRVAYVRAADVRELSSGS; encoded by the coding sequence ATGGGCATGATTGACGGATCGTCGGACAGCCGGTACCACAGACGCACGCCCGGCCCCCGCACGGCTCATCGCGCCCGACCGTCCCTGGAGGCTCCCTTGCGAGGATCCGTCACCGCCTTGGCAGCTGCGACACTGTTGTTCCCGTTGCTCGGCGCGGCGCCGTCCGACGCCGGGAGCTCGGAGAACGGTCTGCAGTCGGCCTTCGCGTCCGCCGCCGCCGAGTACCACGTGCCGCAGAGCGTCCTGCTGGGCGTCTCCTACCTGCAGTCCCGCTGGGACTCCCACCAGGGCGCGCCCAGTGTGACCGGCGGTTACGGCCCGATGCACCTCACCGACGCCCGCACCGCCCTTGCCGAGACGCCGCCGCACCACAGCGAGGGCTCGGAGGACGCGCGCGGCGACAGCGCCCGCGCGCCCCTGCTCCCCAAGGCGAAGCTGCCGGAGCCGGCCAGGATCCCGGCGCGCCTCAGGACGCTGCCGAAGGCGGCCGAACTGACCGGCCTGAGCGCGCAGCGGCTGCGGACGGACCCGGCAGCGAACGTGGCCGGCGGCGCCGCCCTGCTCGCCGCCGCGCAGCAGGAGCTGGGCGAACCGCTGAGCTCCGACCCGGCCGAGTGGTACGGCGCGGTGGCCCGCTTCGCCGGCGCCGACGACAGTGCGGCCGGGGCGGCGTACGCGAACGACGTCTACGACGTGATGCGCACCGGCCAGGAGCGCCACACGGACGCGGGGCAACTGGTCGCCCTGGCCGCCCATCCGGGCCTCTCCCCCGACGCCGGGCAGTTGCGCCGGGCGGGGCTGCGCAAGCCCGGTGCCGCCGAGACCGAGTGCCCGCCCACGGTGTCCTGCGAGTGGATCCCGGCGCCGTACGAGGAGTTCGGCGACAGCGACTACGGCAACCACGACCTGGGCAACCGGCCGGCCTCCCAGAAGATCGAGAACATCGTCATCCATGACACGGAGGGCGCCTGGGAGGGCGTCCTCGAGATGGTGCAGGACCCGACCTATGTGTCATGGCAGTACTCACTGCGCTCCACCGACGGCCACATCGCCCAGCACGTGAAGGCCAAGGACGTCGCCTGGCACGCGGGCAACTGGTACATCAACGCCAAGTCGATCGGCCTGGAGCACGAGGGCTTCCTGGCGAAGCCGGACGCCTGGTACACGGAGGCGATGTACCGGTCCTCCGCACGGCTCGTGACGTACCTCGCGAAGAAGTACGACATCCCGCTGGACCGGCAGCACATCCTCGGTCACGACACCGTGCCGGGTCCGACCTCGTCGACGATCGGTGGCATGCACACCGACCCGGGCCCGTACTGGGACTGGCGGCACTACTTCGAGCTGCTGGGCCGGCCCTTGGTGCCCACCGCGGGCCCGAACGGCGGCCTGGTGACGATCCGCCCCGACTACGCGACCAACCGGCCCGCGTTCACGGGCTGTGTGTCCGCGGGCCGGCCGTGCGCGGACCACGGTTCGAGCGCGGTGCGGCTGTACTCCGGGCCGGGTGAGTCGTATCCCCTGGTCAAGGACATCGGCCTGGGGTCGGCCCCGACCACCGGGGTCAACGACCTGTCGTCACGGGTCTCGACCGGCCAGCAGTACGCGGTCGCCGGCCGGGACGGCGACTGGACGGCGATCTGGTACCTGGGCCAGAAGGCCTGGTTCAAGAACCCGGCGACGAAACCGACCGCGGTGCACGCGGCCGGCCTCGTCGTGACGCCCAAGGACGGCGTCAAGAGCGTGCCGGTGTACGGACGCGCCTATCCCGAGGCCTCCGCCTATCCGTCGGGGGTGCCGGCCCAGGCGGTGTCGCCGCTGCCGTACACGCTGCCCGCGGGCCAGAGGTACGTGGTCGGGGCCAAGGTGCCCGGTGAGTACTACTACGCGGTCAGCTTCGACACGGCCTCGCACCGGGTCGTGACCGGCAAGGACATGTACTACGAGATCCAGTTCGGGCACCGGGTGGCGTACGTGCGGGCGGCGGACGTGCGGGAGCTGTCCTCGGGCTCGTAG